Proteins encoded within one genomic window of Desulfonatronospira thiodismutans ASO3-1:
- a CDS encoding DUF2442 domain-containing protein has protein sequence MNISPKGVIVDKDRLWVELNDGRTIGVPLAWFPRLLNASPEQLQKYELSPRGVHWEELDEDISIQGLLLGQGDLTLRHREVA, from the coding sequence ATGAATATTTCTCCTAAAGGGGTCATAGTAGACAAGGATCGCCTCTGGGTGGAGTTGAACGACGGCCGTACAATTGGAGTGCCCCTGGCTTGGTTTCCCCGCTTATTGAATGCTTCTCCTGAGCAGTTGCAAAAATACGAGCTTAGCCCAAGAGGTGTGCACTGGGAAGAACTTGACGAAGATATTTCCATTCAGGGTCTTCTGCTTGGGCAGGGTGATTTGACCCTCAGACATAGAGAAGTTGCATAA
- a CDS encoding PAS domain S-box protein — protein MSQRTSPPTDQGSLEQPVFENPQEILMNAPVGIFTTTPDGRYLSVNNTFARMHGYDSPRQLTDSITDIATQIYADPADRDELQGMLEKHGQVTNFECRLRHRSGRIFWVSENISVIKDKDGNITAYQGFNQDITERKQIEEAQQESEETINGIIDSSPFSIQMLDPQGYTVCTNPAFKRLFGAVPPPDYTIFNDPNFDRSGPEYDLLMRFAKGERISFSEHFYNTRRISSHLPDNPLWLRVEGFPLLDKAGKIKNLVLMHEDITEYKQAEEARIASEQKFKNLIEKCPASVMLLDHQGRVEFVNDWHIEKFANNKLGKEYFLGRSIHELPGLVSAGVDTEISRVFQGDDVELENVYFPEFAVGGSGWVNIRAVPVYQEGQVAGGILLRENITARKKMETALQQSQQKLRSLVENTQDVIYSHTPEGHFTYLSPQVSDLLGYEVQELLGKNFQDLVHPQDLPVVQRGLDNALKTDHNHGEVEYRLLHKDGHYRWFHVRVSFQRNSEGEIESVLGVARDITERKQAEELLRESEERTRHLNAVLKAYNQVNEVIFNARDVTSLLQEVCQALISTRGYYNAWIILLDKNQNVTHFGQAGLDDEFQELIDGFQYGKKPACALNVSTSPGLQVVMDPGTDCEGCPLAEQYSDRSGFSARLEVEGFVLGLITVSIPANLAGDLEEQDLFNSLAWTIAQGIQRIRLEKIRRSQRERLKNYERIISRINDGMAIVAPDYRYIIVNDAYQREFGKPREEIEGHTVEELVGKEVFYSKIKPRLDTAFAGEEVVSEDSFPGLDGVLKYKVMNYYPFYEKDGSVAGVVATGKDFTEQKKAEDALRESEELLRTVNETVGEGIVLKDASDRFVHWNKTASDIFGLDIEHARGQTPEVFDIKFIHEDGTEYAGDDFPSQHTLRTGEPCNNVIMGIKRNNQSTTWLKINTRPIFTPGEAKPYLVVVSFSDITERKHAEKILKSMNQQLQKSNVEKDELFSFVAHDLKAPIAGFLSLTEILNKYFDDFSMDELREMLSEMHKSSEGLHALLEDLLQWARVKKGMLVYTPESVCLNDLVTAGISLARSVADKKDIDLWNNVPRRMNLYADQKMIYSVIRNLLFNALKFTYQGGNVSIHAHKQGSMVKIMIHDDGMGMDQDTAARVFAIDKRKSVKGTDGEKGTGLGLALCKEFVEQHGGRIWIDSEPGQGTTVNFTAPYDQNSC, from the coding sequence ATGTCCCAAAGGACCTCCCCGCCAACGGACCAAGGCTCACTCGAGCAACCTGTCTTTGAGAATCCTCAAGAAATCCTGATGAATGCCCCTGTGGGTATTTTTACCACCACACCTGACGGACGCTATTTATCCGTCAACAATACCTTTGCCCGGATGCACGGCTATGATTCTCCCCGGCAGCTCACGGACTCCATTACAGACATAGCAACCCAGATCTATGCAGACCCTGCTGATCGGGATGAACTGCAAGGCATGCTTGAAAAACACGGCCAGGTCACTAACTTTGAGTGCCGGTTGCGGCACAGAAGCGGCAGAATTTTCTGGGTGTCTGAAAACATCAGTGTGATTAAGGATAAAGACGGAAATATCACTGCCTACCAGGGCTTTAATCAGGACATCACCGAGCGCAAACAGATAGAGGAGGCCCAGCAGGAGTCGGAAGAAACAATCAATGGAATCATAGATTCATCTCCATTTTCCATCCAAATGCTTGACCCACAAGGCTATACTGTTTGCACCAATCCAGCTTTTAAGCGGCTCTTTGGGGCTGTTCCGCCTCCTGATTATACAATTTTTAACGACCCCAATTTTGATCGTTCCGGACCTGAGTATGATCTTCTGATGCGTTTTGCAAAGGGCGAACGTATCAGTTTCTCAGAACATTTCTACAATACTCGCCGGATCTCCTCACACTTGCCAGACAACCCCTTATGGCTTCGGGTTGAAGGTTTTCCTTTGCTGGACAAGGCAGGCAAAATCAAGAACCTGGTGCTTATGCATGAGGATATTACTGAGTATAAGCAGGCGGAAGAAGCAAGAATTGCAAGTGAACAGAAATTTAAAAACCTCATCGAGAAATGTCCTGCCTCTGTTATGCTGCTTGACCATCAGGGCCGGGTAGAATTTGTTAATGACTGGCATATAGAAAAATTTGCCAACAACAAGCTGGGCAAGGAATATTTTCTGGGCAGGTCCATACACGAGCTTCCCGGCCTGGTCAGTGCCGGAGTGGATACAGAGATTTCCCGAGTATTCCAGGGGGACGATGTTGAACTGGAAAATGTATATTTTCCCGAGTTTGCTGTGGGAGGTTCCGGATGGGTAAATATCAGAGCGGTGCCTGTTTATCAGGAAGGACAGGTTGCAGGCGGTATTCTGCTCCGGGAGAATATTACTGCACGAAAAAAAATGGAAACTGCTCTACAGCAAAGTCAGCAAAAGCTCAGATCGCTGGTGGAAAATACCCAGGACGTTATATACTCTCATACACCTGAAGGGCATTTTACTTATCTTTCTCCTCAGGTATCAGATCTTTTAGGCTACGAAGTCCAGGAGCTATTAGGCAAAAACTTTCAAGACCTTGTTCATCCCCAGGATCTGCCGGTGGTGCAGAGGGGGTTGGATAACGCTCTTAAAACCGATCATAATCATGGCGAAGTAGAATATCGCCTGCTGCACAAAGACGGCCATTATCGCTGGTTTCATGTACGTGTTTCTTTTCAGCGAAACTCTGAAGGAGAGATTGAGTCGGTATTGGGAGTGGCCCGGGATATTACTGAACGTAAGCAGGCAGAGGAGCTTCTGCGGGAATCAGAAGAGCGCACCCGGCATTTGAATGCAGTGCTGAAGGCCTATAACCAGGTCAATGAGGTGATTTTCAATGCCAGGGATGTAACCTCGCTGCTGCAGGAGGTTTGTCAGGCTCTGATTTCCACCAGGGGATATTATAATGCCTGGATCATCCTTCTGGACAAAAACCAGAATGTCACACATTTCGGCCAGGCGGGTCTTGATGATGAGTTCCAGGAACTTATTGACGGCTTTCAATATGGAAAGAAGCCTGCATGCGCTCTAAACGTATCAACCTCGCCAGGCCTGCAGGTTGTCATGGATCCGGGCACTGATTGCGAGGGCTGCCCTTTGGCTGAACAATATTCAGACAGATCCGGCTTCTCTGCACGCCTGGAGGTTGAAGGGTTTGTCCTTGGGCTGATCACAGTTTCAATCCCTGCAAACCTGGCCGGAGATTTAGAGGAGCAGGATTTGTTCAACAGCCTGGCCTGGACCATAGCCCAGGGAATTCAGAGAATCCGCCTGGAAAAGATCCGCCGCAGTCAAAGAGAACGCCTGAAGAATTATGAGCGGATCATCTCCAGGATCAATGATGGTATGGCTATAGTGGCTCCTGACTACAGGTATATAATTGTCAACGATGCTTACCAGCGGGAATTCGGCAAGCCACGTGAAGAGATTGAAGGACATACCGTGGAGGAACTGGTCGGGAAAGAAGTATTTTACAGCAAGATCAAGCCTCGTCTGGATACAGCATTCGCAGGTGAAGAGGTGGTCTCCGAGGACAGTTTTCCGGGACTGGACGGTGTTTTGAAGTATAAGGTGATGAACTATTATCCTTTCTATGAAAAGGACGGGAGTGTCGCCGGAGTCGTGGCAACGGGTAAAGATTTTACTGAGCAGAAAAAGGCCGAGGATGCTCTCAGGGAAAGTGAGGAGCTGTTACGGACTGTCAATGAGACAGTAGGCGAGGGAATAGTTCTTAAAGATGCCTCGGACAGGTTCGTCCACTGGAATAAAACCGCTTCAGATATTTTCGGACTGGATATTGAACATGCCAGAGGTCAAACTCCAGAGGTGTTTGATATAAAGTTCATTCACGAAGATGGAACCGAGTATGCTGGAGACGATTTCCCTTCTCAACACACATTACGCACTGGAGAACCTTGTAACAATGTAATCATGGGGATCAAGCGCAACAATCAGTCCACAACATGGCTGAAAATAAACACCCGTCCGATTTTTACGCCTGGCGAGGCAAAACCGTATCTTGTTGTCGTTTCTTTCTCGGATATCACCGAGCGAAAGCATGCTGAAAAAATACTCAAGAGCATGAACCAGCAACTTCAGAAGTCCAATGTTGAAAAAGATGAGCTTTTTTCATTTGTGGCCCATGATCTCAAGGCTCCCATTGCAGGGTTCTTGAGCTTAACCGAAATACTGAACAAGTATTTCGATGATTTTTCCATGGACGAGTTAAGGGAGATGCTCAGTGAAATGCATAAGAGTTCGGAAGGTCTGCATGCTCTCCTGGAAGACCTCCTGCAATGGGCTCGAGTCAAAAAAGGGATGCTTGTATATACACCAGAATCAGTCTGCCTGAATGATCTTGTAACTGCCGGCATTTCTCTTGCCAGGAGCGTGGCTGACAAAAAGGATATTGATCTCTGGAATAATGTTCCCAGAAGGATGAACCTGTATGCAGATCAGAAAATGATATACTCAGTTATTCGCAATCTGCTTTTCAATGCACTCAAATTCACTTATCAGGGTGGAAACGTGTCCATCCACGCCCATAAGCAAGGCTCCATGGTCAAGATCATGATACATGATGATGGAATGGGCATGGACCAGGACACAGCGGCCAGGGTGTTTGCCATCGATAAAAGAAAGTCTGTCAAAGGTACTGATGGTGAAAAAGGAACCGGCCTGGGCCTTGCTCTGTGCAAAGAGTTTGTGGAGCAGCACGGAGGACGGATATGGATAGACAGCGAGCCTGGCCAGGGAACAACTGTTAATTTTACAGCACCTTATGACCAAAACAGCTGTTGA
- a CDS encoding type II toxin-antitoxin system PemK/MazF family toxin, which yields MRGSIVLLPFPHTDLSTAKIRPALVLKKLDGSDAILCMLTTNLSSKHAIKISQKDVKQGTLKKECNVRPDRLFTADTETFIDKVCTLNDVKMEEILQQVTSLFS from the coding sequence TTGCGAGGTTCAATAGTCCTTCTTCCGTTTCCACATACTGATCTGTCGACAGCGAAAATAAGACCTGCGCTGGTTTTGAAAAAGCTAGATGGCAGTGATGCAATACTATGTATGTTAACCACTAACTTATCTAGCAAACACGCTATTAAGATAAGCCAGAAAGATGTTAAGCAAGGAACCTTAAAAAAAGAGTGCAATGTTCGGCCTGATAGACTATTCACTGCTGACACTGAGACTTTTATCGATAAAGTCTGTACGTTAAATGACGTCAAAATGGAAGAAATTCTCCAACAAGTAACAAGTCTGTTTTCTTAG
- a CDS encoding response regulator, with product MISSSQTFLKADMLKSTGITEKNGPRSILIVDDEPEQRIIIKKILTSAGYRVLEAESGVECTELIRRQQPDLVLLDVKLGDESGLDICRQIKTDSDIADTHIMFLSGVKTSPQEQARGLRAGADGYIVKPVNKEEFLARIEALMRVVHTEERLKESQHRLVSAQRIAKVGDFIWDVQTGNITWSDSLYELLQYDRSQRIDYETVKNHVHHPDDVQDIADWLKKSLASGEKDLPPMEYRVFRKDGQILYVRTTGVIYYQNNKASRVFATVQDVTQQIMARVRLSEINECLLSLGPDFNENIEKLTALCGRILGATCALYNRLEGDLLCSRGQWQTPPDYHPEDTPQGHICFDVIQKGSNSHVVVTSLQETSYADTDPNVTKYGLKTYIGQAVRQGDSYVGSICAVYQTDIIPSEDDLHVLRLIASAISAEENRKRAEEALRESEKKYRQLFENSPISLWEQDFSEVKKRLDELKAQGIKDLEAYLKQRPELVWEMAGLVKVIDVNQGTLNLYKANFKDELLAGISRIFGKESYADFLQGLLLIASGETSFSFEREHVTLAGQNLKTQLYWSVIPGYEVDYSRVLVCIVDITELVNIQEELIQAKEQAEAANQAKSEFLANMSHELRTPFNGIMGMMQVLQNTDLDDEQQEFVNLSIQSSERFARLLSDILELSNIEAGKMIICPAHFSLQELLESLSGLFSAEGHQKGLALEFLMDSNVPAEVIGDATRVKQVMFTLVGNALKFTEQGSVQVQLTPLSATKGGDVRVQFSVFDTGIGIPEDRLSDLFNPFVQVDGSYTRKYQGAGLGLSLVKRLVDLMNGNISVESEVDRGTTVHVVLPFALPPVDHLESAIAAANQQDSKKHLDILLAEDDNLNQLFMKKMLEKQGHNVVLANNGQEAVDLFQEQNFDCILMDIQMPGMTGVEATQRIRSMEHGAWGPSETPVCDREPFGLFHGAGMEHGAEVRGQETEDGDQTSEMGKRIPDFLNTSIPQSPNPRIPIIAVTAHTQPGDRERFLEAGMDDYIGKPVNHEDFQRVFSKFFGQEH from the coding sequence ATGATCAGTTCAAGCCAGACTTTTTTAAAGGCAGATATGTTGAAAAGCACCGGGATTACAGAGAAAAACGGCCCCCGTTCTATTCTTATTGTGGATGATGAACCGGAACAAAGAATTATCATCAAAAAAATCCTTACTTCTGCCGGTTACCGGGTTCTTGAGGCTGAATCAGGTGTTGAGTGCACAGAGCTTATTCGCAGACAGCAGCCTGACCTGGTTTTGCTTGATGTCAAACTTGGCGATGAAAGCGGCCTGGATATCTGCAGGCAAATAAAGACCGATTCTGATATTGCAGACACCCATATCATGTTTTTGTCCGGGGTGAAGACAAGCCCTCAGGAACAGGCCCGGGGACTCAGGGCAGGTGCGGATGGCTACATAGTCAAGCCGGTGAACAAAGAAGAGTTTCTGGCCAGGATTGAGGCCTTGATGCGTGTTGTACACACAGAGGAAAGGTTGAAGGAAAGTCAGCATAGACTTGTGTCGGCACAGCGCATAGCAAAAGTCGGGGATTTTATCTGGGATGTGCAAACCGGGAATATAACCTGGTCGGACTCTCTATATGAGTTGTTGCAGTATGACAGGTCCCAGCGAATAGATTATGAGACAGTCAAAAATCATGTTCATCACCCTGATGATGTCCAGGATATTGCCGACTGGCTGAAAAAATCCCTGGCATCCGGGGAAAAAGACCTGCCACCCATGGAATACAGGGTTTTTCGAAAGGACGGCCAGATCTTATACGTAAGGACCACAGGTGTTATTTACTACCAAAATAACAAAGCTTCCAGGGTGTTTGCCACTGTACAGGACGTTACCCAGCAAATAATGGCCCGAGTGCGCTTGTCTGAAATCAATGAGTGCCTGCTCAGCTTAGGACCTGATTTTAATGAAAACATTGAAAAACTTACCGCTCTTTGCGGCAGAATCCTTGGTGCGACCTGCGCACTTTATAATCGTCTTGAAGGCGATCTGCTTTGTTCAAGAGGACAATGGCAGACTCCTCCCGACTACCACCCTGAAGACACCCCCCAGGGACATATCTGTTTTGATGTAATTCAAAAGGGGAGTAACAGCCATGTGGTGGTTACCAGCCTGCAGGAAACGTCATATGCTGATACTGACCCTAATGTCACAAAGTACGGATTAAAAACATATATCGGCCAGGCTGTGAGACAAGGCGACAGTTATGTGGGCTCCATCTGCGCGGTCTACCAGACCGACATCATACCTTCAGAGGATGACCTGCACGTTCTAAGACTCATCGCTTCAGCCATTAGTGCTGAAGAGAACCGTAAGCGTGCCGAGGAGGCCTTACGGGAGAGCGAGAAAAAATATAGACAGTTGTTTGAAAATTCGCCGATTTCCTTGTGGGAACAGGATTTTTCAGAAGTCAAAAAGCGCCTTGATGAGCTTAAAGCTCAGGGGATAAAAGATCTTGAGGCTTATTTGAAGCAACGGCCTGAACTGGTTTGGGAAATGGCCGGACTGGTAAAAGTCATAGATGTCAATCAGGGAACATTGAATTTGTATAAAGCAAACTTCAAGGACGAATTATTAGCTGGAATATCCAGGATTTTTGGTAAGGAATCCTATGCTGATTTTTTGCAGGGCCTGTTATTAATAGCATCCGGAGAAACCAGCTTTTCTTTTGAAAGAGAGCATGTGACCCTGGCTGGTCAGAATTTGAAAACACAGCTCTACTGGTCTGTCATTCCTGGATATGAGGTGGATTATTCCCGTGTACTGGTCTGTATTGTCGATATCACCGAGCTTGTTAACATTCAGGAGGAATTGATTCAGGCCAAAGAGCAAGCCGAGGCCGCAAACCAGGCCAAATCCGAATTTCTGGCCAACATGTCTCACGAGCTGCGTACGCCATTCAACGGCATAATGGGCATGATGCAGGTGTTGCAGAACACGGACCTGGATGATGAACAGCAGGAATTCGTCAATCTGTCCATTCAATCATCTGAAAGGTTCGCCCGCCTGCTTTCGGATATCCTGGAACTGTCCAATATAGAAGCGGGCAAAATGATCATCTGCCCTGCACATTTCAGCCTCCAGGAACTGCTTGAGTCCTTATCCGGTCTGTTTTCGGCAGAAGGCCATCAAAAGGGACTCGCCCTGGAATTTTTAATGGACTCCAATGTTCCGGCAGAAGTCATAGGAGACGCGACCCGGGTCAAGCAGGTTATGTTCACCTTAGTGGGCAATGCCCTGAAATTTACAGAACAAGGGTCCGTGCAGGTCCAGCTGACCCCTCTATCTGCGACCAAAGGAGGAGATGTCAGGGTGCAGTTTTCCGTCTTCGATACCGGAATCGGTATCCCTGAGGACAGGTTGAGTGATCTGTTCAACCCCTTTGTACAGGTGGATGGATCGTATACACGCAAATACCAGGGCGCAGGCCTTGGCCTGTCCTTAGTCAAACGCCTGGTGGATTTGATGAACGGAAACATTTCCGTTGAAAGTGAAGTGGACCGGGGGACCACAGTGCACGTGGTCCTGCCCTTTGCCTTGCCGCCTGTAGATCACTTAGAATCTGCTATTGCAGCCGCTAATCAGCAAGATTCGAAAAAGCACTTAGATATCCTGCTGGCAGAAGACGATAACTTGAATCAGTTATTTATGAAAAAGATGCTGGAAAAGCAGGGCCATAATGTCGTCCTGGCCAATAACGGGCAGGAAGCCGTAGACCTTTTCCAGGAACAGAACTTTGACTGCATACTCATGGACATTCAAATGCCTGGTATGACCGGGGTGGAGGCGACGCAGCGGATAAGAAGCATGGAGCATGGGGCATGGGGCCCCAGTGAAACCCCAGTCTGCGACAGGGAGCCCTTTGGGCTGTTTCACGGGGCAGGCATGGAGCATGGCGCAGAAGTCAGAGGTCAGGAGACAGAGGACGGAGACCAGACGTCAGAGATGGGAAAACGTATCCCGGATTTCCTCAATACCTCAATTCCTCAATCCCCCAATCCCCGAATTCCAATAATCGCTGTAACCGCCCATACCCAGCCTGGTGACCGGGAGAGATTTCTGGAGGCCGGAATGGATGATTACATAGGCAAACCGGTGAATCACGAGGATTTTCAAAGGGTGTTCAGTAAGTTTTTTGGGCAGGAGCATTAA
- the hypF gene encoding carbamoyltransferase HypF → MRRKRYIVNGRVQGVGFRPSVYRMAAQHGLTGSVQNTSLGVVIEVQGKEEALAWFEEELRGNPPPLAEITRIQTDETTPEAGESGFIILESSALEQSQVLISPDSAVCSDCTREILDPKDRRYLYPFTNCTNCGPRYTITGLIPYDRQNTSMACFEMCLQCRREYSDPGDRRFHAQPNACPQCGPGLWLTDADGNRISEHDSPLKKSAYLLKQGNILAIKGLGGFHLACDAADQEAVRELRRRKNRPHKPLAVMVPDIAAAVELAELSPLEAEILQSPSSPILAVKPIQPCPLSPELAPDTDLLGIMLAYTPLHLVLFEHFKALLTRQEIPALVMTSGNMNSEPISLGNREALGRLGQIADYFLLHDRDILVRCDDSVMCARGPGPAYLRRARGYTPQPVFLSRDGPSVLGTGPELKNTFCLTRNDQAFVSQHIGDLQNLENYGFYRECIAHLQHVLQVNPEMVISDLHPDYLSTRYARQESGLPVQALQHHYAHILSVMAENCFEGPCLGLALDGAGLGDDGTLWGGELLLVDNRDMTLQRVGSFEPVPLPGGDLAVREPWRIAAGFIHSLGMEHSVLARDFEQGLTKEEMLLRQMIEKNINSPLSSGCGRLFDAVAAMLGLVRSISYEGQGAVLLEKIQSHGQETAYELPVHHRNGLGILDTLTLFRQILKDHISGLSPAIISRRFHLSLVRGLCLWAAQAGNATGIRTIGLSGGVMHNLTLARELEAGLVRRSFNVLTHRFLPPGDACVSLGQAVYGRHLARLKT, encoded by the coding sequence ATGAGGCGTAAGAGATATATTGTCAATGGCCGGGTCCAGGGAGTAGGCTTCAGGCCCTCTGTCTACCGTATGGCCGCTCAACACGGCCTTACTGGTTCGGTGCAGAACACCTCCCTTGGCGTGGTCATCGAAGTCCAGGGCAAAGAGGAGGCACTGGCCTGGTTTGAAGAAGAACTCAGGGGCAACCCCCCGCCCTTAGCTGAAATTACCCGGATTCAGACAGACGAGACAACACCTGAGGCAGGTGAATCCGGATTCATCATCCTGGAAAGCTCTGCCCTGGAGCAAAGCCAGGTGCTCATAAGCCCCGACTCCGCCGTATGCAGCGACTGTACCCGGGAGATACTGGACCCTAAGGACCGAAGATATCTCTATCCCTTCACCAACTGCACCAACTGCGGCCCCAGGTATACCATTACCGGGCTTATCCCCTATGACCGGCAAAACACCTCCATGGCCTGCTTTGAAATGTGCCTCCAATGCCGCCGGGAGTACAGCGACCCCGGAGACCGGCGTTTCCATGCCCAGCCCAATGCCTGTCCCCAGTGCGGCCCCGGGCTCTGGCTGACAGATGCGGACGGCAACAGGATTTCAGAACATGATTCCCCCCTGAAGAAAAGCGCTTACCTGCTTAAACAGGGCAACATCCTGGCCATAAAAGGCCTCGGCGGTTTTCACCTGGCCTGCGACGCTGCCGATCAGGAAGCCGTTCGGGAACTTCGTCGCCGCAAGAACCGACCGCACAAACCCCTGGCTGTCATGGTCCCGGACATAGCTGCCGCTGTAGAGCTGGCGGAGCTAAGCCCATTGGAAGCAGAAATCCTGCAGAGCCCCTCCAGCCCCATCCTGGCGGTGAAGCCCATCCAGCCCTGCCCCTTGAGCCCCGAACTGGCCCCGGATACAGACCTGCTGGGCATCATGCTGGCATACACCCCCCTGCACCTGGTTCTCTTTGAACACTTCAAGGCTCTGCTCACCCGGCAGGAAATACCCGCCCTGGTCATGACCTCGGGCAACATGAACTCCGAGCCCATAAGTCTTGGCAACCGGGAGGCCCTGGGGCGTCTGGGTCAAATTGCTGATTACTTTCTTCTGCATGACCGGGACATCCTGGTGCGCTGCGATGACTCGGTAATGTGCGCCCGCGGCCCCGGGCCTGCCTACTTGCGTCGGGCCAGGGGATATACCCCGCAGCCGGTATTTCTGTCCCGGGACGGCCCATCTGTTCTGGGCACAGGCCCGGAACTCAAAAACACCTTCTGTCTCACCAGAAATGACCAGGCCTTTGTCTCCCAGCACATAGGCGACCTGCAGAACCTGGAAAACTACGGTTTTTACCGGGAGTGCATAGCCCATCTGCAGCACGTACTGCAGGTCAACCCGGAAATGGTGATCAGCGACCTGCACCCTGACTACCTGAGCACCAGGTACGCCAGGCAGGAGTCCGGTCTGCCGGTGCAGGCCCTGCAGCATCACTACGCCCACATCCTGTCTGTCATGGCTGAAAACTGTTTTGAAGGCCCGTGCCTGGGCCTGGCCCTGGACGGAGCCGGGCTGGGGGATGACGGCACCCTGTGGGGAGGCGAGCTTTTGCTGGTGGACAACCGGGACATGACCCTGCAAAGAGTGGGCAGCTTTGAGCCCGTGCCCCTGCCCGGAGGAGACCTGGCCGTGCGCGAGCCCTGGCGTATCGCTGCCGGCTTTATCCATAGTCTGGGCATGGAGCATTCCGTACTGGCCAGGGATTTTGAGCAAGGGCTGACTAAAGAGGAGATGCTTTTGAGGCAGATGATAGAAAAAAACATCAACTCCCCCCTCTCCAGCGGGTGCGGTCGTCTTTTTGACGCAGTGGCCGCCATGCTCGGGCTGGTCAGAAGCATCAGCTACGAAGGCCAGGGGGCTGTTCTCCTGGAAAAAATCCAGTCCCACGGACAAGAAACCGCATACGAGCTGCCGGTTCACCACCGCAATGGGCTTGGCATTCTGGACACCCTGACCCTGTTTCGTCAAATTCTGAAAGACCATATTAGTGGCCTGAGCCCGGCCATAATCAGCCGCAGGTTTCACCTGTCCCTGGTCCGGGGCCTGTGCCTGTGGGCCGCGCAGGCAGGAAACGCCACCGGCATCAGGACCATAGGCCTTAGCGGCGGTGTCATGCACAACCTGACCCTGGCCCGGGAGCTTGAAGCAGGTCTTGTCCGGAGATCGTTCAATGTTTTGACGCACAGATTCCTGCCCCCGGGAGACGCCTGCGTCAGCCTGGGCCAGGCCGTGTACGGCCGGCATCTTGCACGCCTGAAAACATAA
- a CDS encoding tyrosine-type recombinase/integrase — protein sequence MEAFMGYQRINSGEKTIKNYKILLHKFDGHLGEKEISQVTSEDIFNFLVQNTEGQKQSTKRLKFTLIKAFFNFITANVDEKLPNPCHTQVLRKSFRDPTGRQWNILEKDVVDEIIFRTDNPRNRLMLELMARGGMRIGEVLKLRADDLDDRKLFIDRPKSGRQSEVVFIPKKVAERLREYIRSNGISPAERIFPIGYTGARAIVKKSGQAVGINLCPHDLRRHAATYASRAGAPLEIVSKVILRHANLATTQRYLGKVSDTEALHWIENIYR from the coding sequence GTGGAAGCGTTTATGGGTTACCAGAGGATTAACTCTGGGGAAAAAACAATTAAGAATTATAAGATCTTGCTTCACAAGTTTGATGGTCATCTCGGAGAAAAGGAGATTAGTCAGGTCACCTCAGAGGACATTTTTAATTTCCTTGTCCAAAACACCGAAGGACAAAAGCAGAGCACGAAGCGACTCAAGTTCACCCTTATCAAGGCCTTTTTCAATTTCATAACCGCAAATGTTGATGAAAAGCTTCCCAACCCTTGCCATACCCAGGTGCTGAGAAAATCCTTTCGTGATCCCACCGGGAGACAATGGAACATACTGGAAAAGGATGTGGTCGATGAAATTATTTTCAGAACGGACAACCCCAGAAACAGGCTAATGCTCGAACTGATGGCCAGAGGGGGAATGCGGATTGGCGAGGTCCTTAAGCTGAGGGCTGACGATCTTGATGATAGAAAGCTTTTCATTGATAGACCCAAAAGTGGCCGTCAATCCGAAGTGGTTTTTATCCCCAAGAAAGTAGCAGAGCGGCTTCGGGAATATATCAGATCAAATGGGATTTCTCCAGCCGAGCGCATTTTTCCTATTGGTTACACTGGTGCAAGAGCTATTGTCAAGAAATCAGGTCAAGCTGTAGGCATTAATCTGTGCCCCCACGACCTGAGACGTCATGCTGCAACCTACGCCTCACGTGCTGGGGCTCCTCTGGAAATTGTGAGCAAGGTCATCCTGCGGCATGCCAACCTGGCCACCACACAGCGGTATCTGGGCAAGGTCAGCGATACTGAAGCGCTGCATTGGATTGAAAATATCTACCGTTAA
- a CDS encoding DUF4160 domain-containing protein, with protein sequence MAPVVLRFEGLKFFFYSNEGIPPEPAHIHVRQGGSEAKFWLSPHIQLARNHGFNAQELSKIARLTAENNEYLLEVWHEYFS encoded by the coding sequence ATGGCCCCTGTGGTGCTTCGTTTTGAGGGCTTAAAATTCTTTTTTTATTCAAACGAGGGCATACCTCCTGAGCCTGCTCATATTCACGTAAGGCAAGGGGGTTCTGAGGCCAAATTCTGGCTGTCTCCTCACATTCAGCTGGCCAGAAACCATGGCTTTAACGCTCAAGAACTCAGCAAAATCGCCCGCTTGACCGCAGAGAACAATGAATATTTGCTGGAGGTTTGGCATGAATATTTCTCCTAA